The Elaeis guineensis isolate ETL-2024a chromosome 11, EG11, whole genome shotgun sequence genomic interval GCTTTTTGTGGAGATCGCACCCGAGAGGTTGGAGTATACACCTTCTGACCTGAGATGTGGTGTGTTAGCCATTGGGGGATGGCAATCTTGGTATCTAATCTCTAATTGTGAGATGGGAGGCCCTGATTGCTTGGCATGCAGTTAGATTCCTACTCAATATAGAGAGCTTTTGGAGCACATTGATGAGGGCTAGGTATGGCCCTTAGCATGCAAGTAGGGAGTTCCTGATCAATCGGAGTTGCTCCTTCTCATGGAGAGAGATCTGTTTGAGAGCCCTGAAGGTGATCACCCAGATGAGATAGATTGTGGGGGATGGTCGGTCTGTGAACCTTTTGTTGGACCCATGGATTGCGGATTTGCCATTATGCCAATGGCCGACCTTTGTTAGCTTGGAGGTTGATGACTCTGATAGATTTTATGATCTCATTCGTTTAGATGATATGGGCTGGGATCTAGCGACAGTGAGGTGCATTTTTGGGGAGCAGATGGGAGAGTGTGTCCATGGTGATCCCTATTCATAGTTGCCAAGATATCAAAGTCTGGAGATCCTCCCATACCCCGAGAGTTGTGATGGCTGACCTATATCACTCCTATCGATGGGAGCCTATTAGGCGTCTGGATGCCTGGTGGATTTGGAGGATAGGTGTCCACCTAAGAATGAGTCTGTTCTTATAGAAAGTGGCCTGGGGCTGGCTTCCAACTAGGACGTTGCTGAGGGATAGAGGTATGGATCTCCCTACTGACTACCCATCCTGCGGCTTAATGTGTGAGATGGTAGAGCATGTCCTCTTTTGGTGCCCGAGGGCTAGATAGGTGTGGTATCTTGTGGGTCAGCATCGTAGGCTTGTTCTTACTGAGGCTCCTATTCAGGCCTTTCTGCAGGTTCTGAGATAGAGCATGAAAAATGGTGCAATCAGGGTGACTGCCATTCAAGTGGCATACACAGCTTACCACATTTGGCTGGCAAGGAACAACATGGTGTTTGAGTCCAAACAGTGCCTGACAAGATTCACCCGAAAAAAATACTCATTACGGTAATCGAAGTGACTGAGATGACCTTAAGGCCTTGTGAGATCTGGGACTCCCATCTCACTCCTATAGTGACTTGATGGATCTTCATTTCCTAAGAGCCCCCACCTCCAATGCACCTCAAAGTCAACTTCGATGGTAGTATCAGAGGCAAGAGCAGTAGTGCTGGTTTTGTGATCTATGGATCAGGGTCTTACCTAGTGGTGGCCGAGTGAAGCTAGCTCTTTGAGCCCATGATCCTGAGAGCGGAGCTTCACAATGCTTGGGTGGGGATTGCTTATGCTTGGTGATACCTACATGCTGACCATCTCATTATTGAAGGAGACTCCACCACAGTAGTGACCTGGCTATAGCGTCATGGGTGGAAAGCCACTATTTATCCTCTTCTACAGGATATCACAACCTGTCTAACGGGGTGCGCCAATCTCACCATTAGACATATTTTGAGAGGCTAACATAGCGGCAAATTGGGCGGCTGTCTATGTTGCTGAGCATACCGGAGATGTTTTGTGGACGAGTGTAGGGATGGCCTTGGACCATCTTAGGATATTTTGTTCTCTAACTCTTTTGGATGTATTCACacaaaatatatatgaatattcCGCTTTCAGCAAAGAAAAATCAAATCAAGCATGAAAGGCTTGAGATGTATTTGTCTCGTCTTCTATTGTTTTGAATGGACAAAAAAATATCCAAATAAGTACTAGAACTTGATGCGATGCTCTAATACACTCATACCCCCGATTTGAGATTGCAAGTCAAAAGTCATGGCAAATGCCACATACACAGAATGCTCTACACAAGCATGCATAGTATTTCAATATGATACCATAAATAAGAAGCGAAAAAAATTCAAACAATTAACATTCAAACTTTAATTTAAACAactaaatcaaaatcaaatatctCACAAAATAATATTCTAAAATCTTGTATCAACTTTGataaagaaaatctaatataaaaaaaatttgtctcTAGTCACTTTTTCATAATGAATCTTTGAGTCAAACTAATTCTTCGAAtccataaaaataattaaaatatagaaTAATGAGCTATACAATCTAGTAAGTAatgaatattttatttaaataaatcaagcaataaaataaataataatataattttaaataatcatgcaaaatatttttttgaaatcaaatcaaaatatacaACACTAGCAGAATAATATGCATgcgaattcaattttttttagcatttataatttattcaaaaatcagtttctttcaaaatatcaagTTTATCTTGACAGTCATTAACCAGAACTATATTTGTATCCTATGATTTGGTTAGAATATAAATTCAATCGAAGTACCACTATATAACCCCCAATAGCAGGATATTAAAGTGCTGACATATAACCCTTACTAGTATAATATCGAAGTATTAACATACCCACTAGTAAGATATCAAAATATCAATATGTAACTTTCATTGACAGGATATCAAAATATCAACATACAATGGCTAGGTATTGAAACATAGTTTGGTTGCAAGTTCAAATTcatcttgaatcaaaattttttttctcaagaatatatttcatattctaaatcgaaagatttataaaattatatgacaTCAAAATCAGTCAAATGCAGTTTACatcaaaatcaatatgttcaattttgaatcatttaatattttagaaaaaaagataTGTTCAATAATTTAAAATGCTATAtgcaaatttaataaattataaataatttaatataaaaaatattttataatttgttaataaatctaCAAAAAGAGTTATATTAGTTACCTTATGAGCAAAATCAAACTACAgatccaattaattttgaaaatccCTCTTAGAGCCTaacatttaaaaattatattttcatcaaaattttgtgtgactatttttaagaataaaaatttgaaatcacaACACTCTCATAGTGCTGGTGCCCAATATTTCGATTAGTTCAATCTAAGACATCCAATAGATCAACTATAAATCAAGAGTCATGCTAAAATATAGTAATCCTATAGAAAATATTGATTGTGAGATCTAGTGGTGCTCGACTTGACTGAGGTGGAGATTAGCACACCTTTCGATAGCCATGATCAGGATCCTCTTCACTATGGTCAATCAAAATCATTGAgagagagtttatccaagatctGAAAAACCCTTGTAGAGAAAGAAAATATGTAGAGAGAgaagttagagagagaaagttaggaagagagaggaaagagagaagaagaaaagggagagaaatggactctctctctttctattttcatttttttttctttttttcttctctctttctctttttttcttttctttttggcaaCATAGTGGAGGAAGGCCTCCTCTTATTGATCtccaggaggaggaagaggagatggaAAGGGTGGTGAAAATTTGTTAAGGTGCAGCGGTACAATCGAAGATCTAGCAACAGATACTTAGGCATGGTCGGTGATGACAAGCAGTGAGAAGAAGTGCGAGAATCAACCAAAATAGGGCCGAACAAGAGCCCTTTGCTCATTATTCCTAAGTCCTAACCCACTTACTGGCAATTGGGGCCTTGACTCAAGCCGGAGGCTGGTGCAAAGCAGAGCCTAAGGCCCTTGGTGATAGGATGACTGGAAAGAAGAGAAAATAAGGCTGGAAATAAGGCCAGAAATTCAAAGAAAATAGAGCatctttatttcaataaaaatcgaGCAATAGTCGATCGAAAACTATGGTCTATAAACTAAGAAAGAAGTGGAGGAGGATAAATCAAAGATGCTGGCTCTTACTTGGCTTCTGGCGATGTTTAACCATGAACCATAGTGTTGATGGTGTCTACTGATCATGAAGAAATCTAGTGGCTAAATCTGATTAGGGGTTGGAATCATTGGTGAGGGGATCAAAGGGAGGCTGAGGAGGCTTAAATAAAGTGGGAAATGCACTGAGAATCCATCTCGGCAATGGATTCTCTCCAGCAAACTTGGGGAGGAGATTTCTATCGAGAATCTCTTTCTTTCACACACGCACCAAGCACACCCACCCcctctcttttttgttttttggggctttttttcaaatatttggatCGGTCAAGTAGACTAGGCATAGTTTCTTTTGGACTGGGTTATCATAGATACTTCGTAAACTTTTAAAGAGCCCATCTATGTCTTCActcttttaaatatatattacaaCATTACATCTCTTGATTGAAGGATTTAGAAATATGTCAAAATAGGAAGATTTACATGATTATGTCATCAAattagagagaagaaagaaatttcTTCAACCTGTTCAATCAGAAGTAAGGTCTAGGTCGTGTTTTCTTTGTtaatagataataaaattaatttataaaacctTTATTTATACTAAAAAGATCCATCCTCACATGATTCAAGTAAGATTCCtcttctaatttaaaaaaaatcatagctTTCTAAAATAGACATGACTAATGAAAATAATTATGCAAAAGctaaaattttatagaagataaatcttaatttttatattaattttttttagagccacttcatataatttttaatttgggaGATATGCCTTATTCAAGTTTgtcttgaaaattaaattttttattttgatcaatCAATTTCAAgattcaaataataaaatttgaatattatTGTCGGCATTCTAATAAGATGATGTCACGTTATGAAGTTTAAAAAgttatctaattttaaaaaataaacatcTCAATCATGCATAGTAAGGCAAGTTCGGCCTCTGGAAGTTTAATATATGGTATAGCTTTTTATTACGATAGATCTTGCTTAAatcctatccaaatttttatgcaGCAATCAATGTATCTGTACCAAATCTAATAATCCTACTAAATCATAATGTACagctagatttataaaaaaattaagaaaaaaaaatgctatGCAAAAATCACTGCTACGAtgttaatattttcttttatccTCTGCACCGTCAAGTCAATTAGTGTACTCTTAAACTATTTAAGGCTCATGTACTATTACTTACATTAATATATTAGTGAGGGGATTATCTTACTCCCCtcgtttttcttaaaaaaaaaaaatgtcaaatCTAATAATCCTTCCGAATCATTATGTACGACAAGATTTATAAGgaaattaggaaaaaaaaaaaagagagagagagagcagattcAACCTATTGGCATCCTAAAAGGTTGTTGCCACATCACTTTTGCCTTAAATCCTTACTCTTACGTTGCGTCCTGTCAATGGGACCTCCGCCATTCCCGCTTGTACCCTTCCTATCTCCACAAGGAATAGTTGACATGAATTTAACTATATATAAGTTTTAGCATGAACATGCATTTAACTCATCTACATGGAGAGACTGACATTGCCACATGTACATTAAAGAACTACACCTGTTTTAGTAATTTTCGATAGATTTGTGCCATCAAGATATGTCTGCTCGTGGGGCAAAATATGATTGCCAAAACTACCTCTGAAATCTGATTGCAAGTTGGTAAAGCAGAAGATTAGAAATCCAGAGAAGAAAAATATCAAGTTTGGCTTGCTATCATTATCAGTAATCCCTATCATGAACCAAGTGGATCTATGGAGCAGCCAACAAGGAGATGGGAGGCAAAGATCATGAATTTGGTAAGACGTCCAGTTCTCAACCACAACATAAGCCAAGTTGAAAAGTCTTCAGTCATGGACAACCATGATGCTATGGGGGCTCctccataaaattaatttttcatacaaAGTTTTACTGGAGCAGTTATTTAGAATTTGGTTTTTAAAGTATATGACTATAACTCAAGAAGAACTACAAAATTTCAGCTACAAAAACAACTGAAAATGCAAGGAAAATATGATTGGCATTACCATCCCAAACTTAACACTAACAAGGCTATCTGTGTTCGACTCaaacaatttttttcttcatcattAATTTCTACCAAGGATCATCTTAATTGCGGCTATTTCTAATCCTTCCTCACAACTTCCATTTATGTTGTTCTATGTCCGCTCCTCTTTCTTGTCAACCAAGCCACACATTTTGCTGAAACCTGCTAAAATCTTTCTTGCATGTGTGCATGAAATTTGGACAGTTTCTCCAATGATCCGATACCCAATTTTCCTGTGATATGATCCCTTCTAACTATAAGCTTCACAGGTTTTTTTTTCCAACATTCAACATTTACTTcgacctaattttctctttaagGTCGATATTGCAGTCCACACAGCACTACATTCCTTTATACAATTACTGATTTTAAGATGGGAAATATTAAGAACAAATTATACATGAAATAGTTAGCAGATGCAGATGGCAGGCAAAACTGTCAAAACTTGTTAATCTACAAATAAACTTTGTCTGTAATAAAAACAGTTTGAAGCCATAATTTTTATACAGATGTTGCGAAGGAAGCAGAGCTTCACTTCATATTATGAAATCATCTAGCCTCAAAAAGGAAGAGTATACTCTTGTAATTTACAAGGAAAGGATCTCAATATCCCTTCTGCATAGAGGGCAAGAGCCATGTCTGGTAAGCCAGTTATCGATGCATGGTAAATGGAATACGTGCCGGCACTCAGGCAAGCTCCTTGCTATCTCTCCAATTTGGAAGTCCTACAAAGCAAATCCAGTCACTTGTCAATGCTAATTAGGAAGCTAATGctcgatcaaattatcatttatccAAATAATTTACAAAGAGGAATTTCCAACCTGCAGGCATACCGAACAGCAGATTCTGTCACCTGAGGCATCCACATTGTTATCTGTGGTAATTTCAATCTTTGGGAGCTTGCTGACAGAATCCTTCGACATGCCCACCGAACCTCCTGTTTCAAAGAAATCAGGAACCTCTATGTAGGGTGAGTCCATAGCACTCATCTGCACTCCAAGAACATCCAGAATTATCCAAGATAATTTAACAGCTAGTTTATCTCAATTGATAGAATTCAGCTCCAAACAAGTGGATACCTGACTCTGCACTGCACTTTGGACAGCTGGTCCGACCTTCTCTCGAACAAGCCTTCCACTCAAAAGACTGGCGACGATGTCCATCTGTTA includes:
- the LOC105061191 gene encoding NEP1-interacting protein 1, producing MDLFTSSSSSSLTSSSGIRGERGGGSYSSIVSEMVTRVICAILTCVFAIVGSFIGAVTGSLIGLATESGLFRGAGIGAISGAVFSIEVVESSLDLWNSNESGIWSILYLMDIVASLLSGRLVREKVGPAVQSAVQSQMSAMDSPYIEVPDFFETGGSVGMSKDSVSKLPKIEITTDNNVDASGDRICCSVCLQDFQIGEIARSLPECRHVFHLPCIDNWLTRHGSCPLCRRDIEILSL